One window of the Parasphingopyxis algicola genome contains the following:
- a CDS encoding NlpC/P60 family protein, translating into MNGSNNSSVTTGQPAPTAALTESKTPARRSFALTSTTVDLDPRIHAYRDDIADIALADRIALPHYVAPVARRIGLSVANLHADPSETSELGSQLLYGEGFALLDTVDGWAWGYGLHDHFVGFVRKDALIPDGEATHIVSAISTSLALAQADNAPSTLFMGSRVAGTAEGDCLMTETGSIALADARAIDEAASDPVAIAEMLIDTPYLLGGRSANGIDCSGLVQLSLGMAGHRVQRDSDLQQASAGDILPDGAELRRGDLVFFPEHVGLMVDSETLIHASGHNGKTCTEPLADVIARIAEKHDEPVLARRRIAG; encoded by the coding sequence TTGAACGGTTCGAACAACTCATCGGTCACGACCGGCCAGCCGGCACCAACGGCAGCACTCACAGAATCGAAAACGCCAGCGCGGCGTAGTTTCGCGCTGACATCGACAACGGTCGATCTCGACCCGCGCATTCACGCCTATCGCGACGACATCGCCGATATCGCGCTCGCCGACCGGATCGCACTTCCGCATTACGTCGCACCGGTCGCGCGGCGGATCGGTCTTTCGGTCGCCAACCTTCATGCCGACCCCTCGGAAACCAGCGAACTTGGATCGCAACTGTTATACGGTGAGGGTTTCGCCCTCCTCGATACAGTAGACGGCTGGGCCTGGGGCTATGGTCTGCACGACCATTTTGTCGGCTTCGTACGCAAGGACGCGCTGATTCCCGACGGCGAGGCCACGCACATCGTCTCGGCCATTTCCACATCTCTGGCGCTGGCCCAGGCCGATAACGCGCCGTCCACCCTGTTCATGGGCAGCCGGGTCGCCGGCACCGCCGAAGGCGACTGCCTGATGACGGAAACCGGCTCCATCGCGCTCGCGGACGCCCGGGCGATCGACGAAGCCGCCAGCGATCCGGTCGCAATTGCGGAGATGTTGATCGATACGCCCTATCTGCTCGGCGGCCGCAGCGCCAATGGCATCGACTGTTCGGGCCTGGTGCAGCTGTCGCTCGGGATGGCCGGACATCGGGTCCAGCGCGACAGCGATCTCCAACAGGCCTCGGCCGGCGACATCCTGCCCGATGGCGCCGAGCTCCGGCGCGGTGACCTCGTCTTCTTCCCCGAGCATGTGGGGCTGATGGTCGATAGCGAAACGCTGATCCATGCCAGCGGTCACAACGGAAAAACATGCACCGAACCGTTGGCCGACGTGATCGCGCGGATCGCCGAAAAGCACGACGAACCGGTGCTGGCGCGTCGCAGGATCGCCGGATGA
- a CDS encoding MarR family transcriptional regulator: protein MNALMGYVRSGEPDLSNRQMALLLIIYGTPGPHTVRGLAEKLQVSKPVVTRALNTLSALGYLRRERDESDRRNIFIARTSTGALFLERFEQLIGHDRPAGTNGSTHRIENASAA from the coding sequence ATGAATGCGTTGATGGGCTATGTCCGCTCGGGCGAGCCTGATCTTAGCAATCGCCAGATGGCTCTATTGTTGATCATCTATGGGACCCCCGGACCGCACACGGTACGCGGCCTGGCTGAAAAACTGCAGGTTTCGAAACCGGTTGTGACTCGCGCCTTGAATACTCTCTCCGCCCTCGGCTATCTGCGACGCGAACGTGATGAAAGCGACCGCCGCAACATCTTCATCGCGCGGACATCAACTGGGGCGCTTTTTCTTGAACGGTTCGAACAACTCATCGGTCACGACCGGCCAGCCGGCACCAACGGCAGCACTCACAGAATCGAAAACGCCAGCGCGGCGTAG
- a CDS encoding leucyl aminopeptidase family protein codes for MTEYAPMLQPDKGQAAQTLHLVNTDGFDDWFKALPDRERQSVKAQGFAGKEGELAIVTGETPDDWSTAIGVSDPDKLTSWCLAKAAETLPAGTYRLAEGDPGQAAFGWLCAQYRFDRYKQESDANGPKILLTSKPATIEELIALADATDLVRTLVNIPAGDMGPAELQEAAEEIATRHGAELSVVSGTELTEGYPMIDAVGRAASTDRAPRLIELHWGDTENPRIAIVGKGVCFDSGGLDIKGAAGMRWMKKDMGGAAHALALAGLVMGRKLPVRLHLLIPAVENAIAGNAFRPGDILSSRKGLSVEIGNTDAEGRLILGDALNKACEDDPELLIDFATLTGAARTALGPDLPALFTDDEALASEIADAGMEIDDPVWRLPLWDGYDEWLKSPVADLSNTSSVAMAGASTAALFLRKFVENGTAWTHLDTFAWRNTAKPGRPKGGEALGVRAHWEMLKNRYSKT; via the coding sequence ATGACCGAATATGCCCCGATGCTCCAGCCCGACAAGGGCCAGGCCGCCCAGACGCTCCATCTCGTCAATACCGATGGCTTCGACGACTGGTTCAAGGCCCTGCCCGATCGCGAACGTCAATCGGTCAAGGCGCAGGGTTTTGCGGGAAAGGAAGGCGAGCTCGCGATCGTCACCGGTGAGACACCGGACGACTGGTCGACGGCGATCGGCGTGTCGGACCCGGATAAACTGACGAGCTGGTGCTTGGCGAAAGCGGCCGAAACCCTGCCCGCGGGCACCTATCGGCTGGCCGAGGGCGATCCGGGCCAGGCGGCGTTCGGTTGGCTCTGCGCCCAATATCGGTTCGATCGTTACAAACAGGAGTCCGATGCGAACGGACCGAAAATCCTGCTGACATCGAAGCCGGCGACGATCGAGGAACTGATCGCGCTGGCCGATGCCACCGACCTGGTCCGCACCCTCGTGAACATCCCGGCCGGCGACATGGGCCCGGCCGAACTGCAGGAAGCGGCGGAAGAGATCGCAACGCGCCATGGCGCAGAACTGTCGGTCGTTTCAGGGACCGAACTGACCGAGGGTTACCCGATGATCGACGCCGTCGGCCGGGCCGCCTCGACCGACCGGGCACCGCGCCTGATCGAACTTCACTGGGGCGACACGGAGAATCCGCGGATAGCGATCGTCGGCAAGGGCGTCTGTTTCGATTCCGGCGGCCTCGATATCAAGGGCGCGGCTGGTATGCGCTGGATGAAGAAGGATATGGGCGGTGCGGCGCATGCACTGGCGCTGGCGGGCCTCGTCATGGGGCGGAAACTGCCGGTCCGGCTGCACCTGCTGATCCCGGCCGTCGAGAACGCGATTGCCGGCAACGCATTCCGCCCGGGCGATATCCTGTCGAGCCGCAAGGGGCTCAGCGTCGAGATCGGGAATACGGATGCCGAAGGCCGGCTCATCCTCGGCGACGCGCTGAACAAGGCCTGCGAGGACGATCCCGAACTGCTGATCGATTTCGCGACGCTGACTGGCGCTGCCCGAACCGCGCTCGGGCCCGACCTTCCCGCGCTGTTCACCGACGATGAAGCGCTCGCGAGCGAAATCGCCGACGCGGGAATGGAAATCGACGATCCCGTATGGCGGCTGCCGCTATGGGATGGCTATGACGAATGGCTGAAATCGCCGGTCGCCGATCTCAGCAACACCTCGTCCGTCGCGATGGCGGGTGCCTCGACCGCAGCTCTTTTCCTGCGCAAATTTGTGGAAAACGGCACGGCCTGGACGCATCTCGACACTTTCGCCTGGCGTAACACCGCCAAGCCGGGGCGGCCAAAGGGCGGCGAAGCGCTCGGCGTCCGGGCCCATTGGGAAATGCTGAAAAACCGTTATTCGAAAACCTGA
- the rimO gene encoding 30S ribosomal protein S12 methylthiotransferase RimO yields the protein MAARLPSPPKVGMVSLGCPKALVDSERILTKLRSDGYGLSPDFDGADVVLVNTCGFLDSAKEESLEAIGEAIAENGRVIVTGCMGNEADVIRERFPDVLAVSGPQQYEEVVGAVHEAAPMPPSPYVDLVPETGLKLTPRHYSYVKISEGCNHRCAFCIIPSIRGDLASRRPDAVLREAEKLVAAGTKELLIISQDTSAYGVDIRHAEWPWKDGQVRAHMTDLARELGKLGTPENEVWVRLHYVYPYPHVDKVIPLMADGLITPYLDIPFQHASPKILKAMRRPANEAKVLERIAKWRTICPDLTIRSTFITGFPGETEEDFQYLLDWLDEAQLDRVGAFRYEPVEGARANALPDPVPEEVKEERYARLMEKCATISAAKLQAKIGTVQKVIIDLVDKDGGATGRSQADAPEIDGEVHLRDATGLQPGDIVRVEIEDADAHDLFGVPVES from the coding sequence ATGGCAGCGCGTCTTCCCTCACCGCCCAAGGTCGGCATGGTTTCGCTCGGCTGCCCCAAGGCGCTGGTCGACAGCGAGCGCATCCTCACCAAGCTGCGCTCTGACGGCTATGGCCTGTCGCCCGATTTCGACGGCGCGGACGTCGTGCTCGTCAACACCTGCGGTTTCCTCGACAGCGCGAAGGAAGAAAGCCTCGAAGCGATCGGCGAGGCGATTGCGGAAAACGGCCGGGTGATCGTCACCGGCTGCATGGGGAACGAGGCCGATGTAATCCGCGAACGTTTCCCGGATGTCCTCGCCGTATCGGGACCGCAGCAATATGAGGAGGTCGTCGGCGCGGTGCACGAAGCGGCGCCCATGCCGCCCTCACCCTATGTCGATCTGGTGCCCGAAACAGGCCTCAAGCTGACGCCGCGCCATTACAGCTATGTGAAGATTTCAGAGGGCTGCAACCATCGCTGCGCCTTCTGCATCATTCCCTCGATCCGCGGCGATCTCGCCAGCCGCCGCCCGGATGCGGTGCTGCGCGAAGCCGAGAAACTGGTCGCGGCGGGGACGAAAGAACTGCTGATCATCAGCCAGGACACATCGGCCTATGGCGTCGATATCCGCCACGCCGAATGGCCGTGGAAGGACGGCCAGGTCCGCGCCCATATGACCGATCTGGCGCGCGAACTGGGCAAGCTGGGGACACCCGAGAACGAGGTCTGGGTGCGGCTCCATTACGTCTACCCCTATCCGCATGTCGACAAGGTCATCCCGCTGATGGCGGACGGGCTGATCACGCCCTATCTCGACATCCCCTTCCAGCATGCGTCGCCGAAAATCCTCAAGGCCATGCGCCGCCCCGCGAACGAGGCCAAGGTGCTCGAGCGGATCGCCAAGTGGCGGACGATCTGCCCCGATCTGACGATCCGCTCGACCTTCATCACCGGCTTTCCCGGCGAAACCGAGGAGGATTTCCAGTATCTGCTCGACTGGCTCGACGAAGCGCAGCTCGACCGGGTCGGCGCCTTCCGGTACGAGCCCGTCGAAGGCGCGCGCGCCAACGCGTTGCCCGATCCGGTGCCCGAAGAGGTAAAGGAAGAACGCTACGCCCGGCTGATGGAAAAGTGCGCGACGATCTCGGCGGCCAAGCTGCAGGCGAAGATCGGCACGGTGCAGAAGGTCATCATCGACCTGGTCGACAAGGATGGCGGCGCGACCGGCCGGTCACAGGCCGATGCGCCGGAGATCGACGGCGAAGTCCATCTGCGCGATGCGACCGGTTTGCAGCCGGGCGATATCGTCCGGGTCGAGATTGAAGACGCCGACGCGCACGACCTGTTCGGCGTTCCGGTCGAATCCTAG
- a CDS encoding DUF1761 domain-containing protein, which produces MEFYAENWLAIIAAAAAGFVVGGIWYGPVMGKKWMGAVGLTEEDVKSGNMGLIYGTTFVLSLVASTTLAHLLTYFPAAPLGTVVLIAVGVAAGFILPAIGTNYLFSQKSRTLFLIDATYWLLFYAAMGVVHALL; this is translated from the coding sequence ATGGAATTCTATGCCGAAAACTGGCTTGCGATCATCGCCGCTGCGGCGGCCGGCTTTGTCGTCGGCGGCATCTGGTACGGCCCGGTCATGGGCAAGAAGTGGATGGGCGCAGTCGGCCTCACGGAGGAGGACGTCAAATCCGGCAATATGGGCCTGATCTACGGTACCACCTTCGTACTCAGCCTGGTCGCGTCGACGACGCTGGCGCATCTGTTGACCTATTTTCCCGCCGCACCGCTCGGAACGGTTGTATTGATCGCGGTCGGCGTCGCCGCAGGTTTCATCCTTCCGGCGATCGGCACCAATTATCTGTTCTCGCAGAAAAGCCGGACGCTGTTCCTGATCGATGCGACCTACTGGCTGCTGTTCTACGCTGCGATGGGTGTCGTGCACGCGTTGCTGTAG
- a CDS encoding potassium channel family protein — protein MVGPNRQQPSDRNGELRRKSGFSRWGSLWLRVGAVVGLIGIAVAVHWFDREGLVDSVDGNVSFSDVVYFTMISITTTGYGDITPVTDRARMFDALIVTPLRIFVILIFVGTAYDFVLKRTWERWRMSIIQKNLHNHIVVAGFGISGSEAVDELLERGIDPSEIVVIDQDHGRLEAAEKRGCNVMEGDASRDKTLNQVRVARARSMIVSSGRDDTSILVVLTARALAPKLAISVLVRASDNEQLARQAGASNVINPVSFAGLLLAGSCHGPHISDYMADLASATGRVALRERMATHMEEGLPLGAIQTGLGVRIYRNGKPYGFWEEEAKQILEGDLIVEIVGKPDDEE, from the coding sequence ATGGTCGGGCCGAACCGCCAACAACCGTCCGATCGGAACGGAGAGCTTCGGCGCAAGAGCGGCTTTTCGCGCTGGGGTTCGCTGTGGCTGCGGGTGGGGGCCGTAGTGGGACTGATCGGTATCGCAGTTGCCGTTCACTGGTTCGACCGCGAAGGGCTCGTCGATTCCGTGGACGGCAATGTCAGCTTCAGCGACGTCGTCTATTTCACGATGATCAGCATCACGACCACGGGCTATGGCGACATAACGCCGGTGACCGATCGCGCGCGCATGTTCGACGCGTTGATCGTGACTCCGCTTCGAATATTCGTGATTCTGATATTTGTCGGTACAGCTTATGATTTCGTGCTGAAGCGAACTTGGGAAAGGTGGCGCATGAGCATCATCCAGAAGAATCTGCATAACCATATCGTGGTCGCGGGATTCGGGATCAGCGGATCGGAGGCCGTGGACGAGCTGCTCGAACGCGGCATCGACCCATCCGAGATCGTCGTGATCGACCAGGACCATGGCCGCCTCGAAGCCGCGGAAAAACGCGGCTGCAACGTGATGGAGGGCGACGCCTCGCGCGACAAGACGCTCAATCAGGTCCGCGTTGCGCGCGCGCGTTCGATGATCGTGTCGTCCGGGCGCGACGACACCTCGATCCTCGTCGTGCTGACGGCCCGCGCGCTGGCGCCCAAGCTCGCGATCAGCGTCCTGGTCCGCGCATCGGACAATGAGCAGCTCGCGCGCCAGGCCGGGGCGAGCAACGTCATCAACCCGGTCAGCTTCGCCGGGCTGCTGCTCGCCGGCTCCTGCCACGGCCCGCATATTTCGGACTATATGGCCGACCTCGCCTCGGCGACCGGCCGCGTCGCGCTGCGCGAGCGCATGGCGACCCATATGGAGGAAGGCCTGCCACTGGGCGCGATCCAGACCGGACTCGGCGTCCGCATCTATCGCAACGGCAAGCCCTATGGCTTCTGGGAAGAGGAAGCCAAGCAGATCCTAGAGGGCGACCTGATCGTCGAGATCGTCGGCAAGCCCGACGACGAGGAGTAA
- a CDS encoding M23 family metallopeptidase → MRAQSPWMLPPVLAFTLSALMLSACIPAPSGPRTASRPPVARPAPPPAPAPSWQTQTVAANAVEIDATRYTVRSGDTLSGIARRTGASADAIARANDIAPPYVIRPGQRLDIPAGRYHEVRRGETGIGIARSYGVDWSQVVTLNDLEEPYILRAGQRILLPSRTAVAAMTREQRAAAFDLDIDDIVTGGEPALAENEEASPPVRTARQVLPADTAVRSPANFTGRFGWPLTGSILAPFGNNGEGQRNNGINIAARRGTPVLASADGVVLYAGDEIQVHGGLVLLNHGDGWITAYGNMEDLQVARGQRVERGQMIARAGATGQVDQPQLHFEIRRNRQPVDPAQHLPDLS, encoded by the coding sequence ATGCGCGCGCAAAGCCCATGGATGCTGCCCCCGGTCTTGGCGTTCACGCTTTCGGCGCTCATGCTTAGCGCCTGTATCCCCGCACCGTCCGGCCCGCGCACCGCATCGCGCCCGCCCGTCGCCCGCCCTGCACCGCCACCCGCGCCGGCACCGAGCTGGCAGACCCAAACCGTCGCCGCCAACGCGGTCGAGATCGACGCGACGCGCTACACGGTGCGTTCGGGCGACACGTTGAGCGGGATCGCCCGGCGCACCGGCGCCAGCGCGGATGCGATCGCGCGCGCCAACGATATCGCGCCGCCCTATGTCATCCGGCCCGGTCAGCGGCTCGACATTCCCGCGGGCCGCTACCACGAGGTCCGGCGGGGGGAGACCGGCATCGGTATCGCCCGGAGCTATGGGGTCGACTGGTCGCAGGTGGTGACGCTGAACGACCTCGAAGAACCCTATATCCTGCGCGCCGGTCAGCGCATTCTGCTGCCGAGCCGGACAGCCGTCGCCGCCATGACGCGCGAACAGAGGGCAGCCGCCTTCGATCTCGATATCGACGATATCGTCACCGGCGGCGAACCGGCGCTTGCGGAGAATGAAGAGGCATCGCCGCCGGTGCGAACCGCCCGACAGGTCCTTCCGGCCGACACAGCGGTGCGCTCGCCGGCCAATTTCACCGGACGCTTCGGCTGGCCGCTGACCGGCTCGATACTCGCTCCGTTCGGCAATAACGGCGAAGGGCAGCGCAATAACGGCATCAACATCGCTGCACGGCGCGGCACGCCCGTTCTCGCTTCGGCGGACGGCGTCGTTTTGTACGCCGGCGACGAAATCCAGGTTCATGGTGGGCTGGTTCTGCTCAACCACGGCGATGGCTGGATCACCGCCTATGGCAATATGGAGGATCTGCAGGTTGCGCGCGGACAGCGCGTCGAGCGCGGCCAGATGATCGCGCGCGCCGGCGCTACGGGTCAGGTCGACCAGCCACAGCTCCACTTCGAAATCCGCCGCAATCGCCAGCCGGTCGATCCGGCGCAGCATCTGCCGGATCTGAGTTGA
- the surE gene encoding 5'/3'-nucleotidase SurE: MRILLTNDDGINAPGFAVLEEIAATLSDDIWVVAPAEEQSGAGHSLTLTAPLRLRELGERRYSVTGTPTDAVMMGINRVMKDNPPDLLLSGVNRGANLAEDVTYSGTVSAAMEGALAGVPSIALSQTYGPDARGDDVPFSAAREWGGRVLEKLRDYRFPPRTLVNINFPARTPDEVRGIRTVSQGMRDYGRLQIIENRDPRGYPYYWFGLGPMVGTPEHSTDLEAIEDGYIAVSPLHLDMTHHESLKALGAIFD; the protein is encoded by the coding sequence ATGCGCATATTGCTGACCAATGACGACGGCATCAACGCGCCGGGCTTCGCCGTGCTCGAAGAGATCGCGGCGACGCTGAGCGACGATATCTGGGTCGTCGCGCCGGCCGAGGAACAGTCGGGCGCCGGACATTCGCTGACCCTGACCGCGCCGCTGCGGCTGCGCGAGCTGGGAGAACGCCGCTATTCGGTAACCGGCACGCCGACCGATGCCGTGATGATGGGCATCAACCGGGTGATGAAGGACAATCCGCCCGATCTCCTGCTCTCCGGCGTGAACCGGGGCGCCAACCTTGCCGAAGACGTCACCTATTCGGGCACCGTTTCGGCGGCCATGGAAGGCGCGCTCGCGGGCGTGCCGTCGATTGCGCTCAGCCAGACATACGGCCCCGACGCCAGGGGCGACGACGTGCCCTTCTCCGCGGCGCGCGAATGGGGCGGCCGCGTTCTCGAGAAACTGCGCGACTACAGATTCCCGCCGCGCACCCTCGTCAATATCAACTTCCCGGCCCGCACGCCGGACGAAGTTCGCGGCATCCGCACGGTGAGCCAAGGCATGCGCGATTATGGCCGCCTCCAGATCATCGAGAACCGGGACCCGCGCGGCTATCCCTATTACTGGTTCGGCCTTGGCCCGATGGTCGGCACGCCCGAGCATTCGACCGATCTCGAGGCGATCGAGGACGGTTACATCGCCGTCTCGCCGCTGCATCTCGACATGACCCATCATGAGTCGCTGAAAGCCCTTGGCGCAATTTTCGACTGA
- the serS gene encoding serine--tRNA ligase encodes MHDLKQIRENPEAFDAAMAKRGQEPIAAEILALDERNRELLTELQTSQARRNEASKMIGKAKAQGDEDKAQALMAEVGELKSRLPEIEDRQRDIAVEIDVRLSGLPNLPADDVPLGADEDANVELKRVGEPPEFDFPVKDHVDLGQPLGLDFETGAKIAGARFTMVRGAVARLHRALGQFGLDVLTAGHGYEEAMPPLLVREESMLGTGQLPKFADDSFKTTDGRWLIPTAEVSLTNIVREEILAEEALPLRFVALTSCFRSEAGSAGRDTRGYIRQHQFEKVEMVSITTPEASEAEHERMTACAEDVLTRLELPFRRMNLATGDLGFGAARTYDLEVWLPGQDTYREISSCSTCRDFQARRMNARYRPEGETKGTRFVHTLNGSGLVVGRMIVAILENYQQADGSVIVPDALRPYMNGMDRLEPAP; translated from the coding sequence ATGCATGATCTGAAACAAATCCGCGAAAATCCCGAGGCGTTCGACGCCGCGATGGCGAAGCGCGGCCAGGAGCCGATAGCGGCCGAAATCCTGGCGCTGGACGAACGCAATCGCGAACTCCTCACCGAATTGCAGACGAGCCAGGCACGCCGCAACGAAGCGTCGAAAATGATCGGCAAGGCCAAGGCTCAGGGCGACGAGGATAAAGCCCAGGCTTTGATGGCGGAGGTCGGCGAACTCAAATCGCGGCTTCCCGAAATCGAGGACCGGCAACGCGATATCGCGGTCGAGATCGACGTCCGCCTCTCCGGGCTCCCTAACCTGCCGGCCGACGACGTGCCGCTCGGCGCGGATGAGGATGCCAATGTCGAGTTGAAACGGGTCGGCGAACCGCCCGAATTCGATTTTCCGGTCAAGGACCATGTCGATCTCGGCCAGCCGCTCGGCCTGGATTTCGAGACCGGCGCGAAAATCGCCGGCGCGCGTTTTACGATGGTCCGCGGCGCCGTCGCCAGGCTGCACCGCGCGCTCGGCCAGTTCGGCCTCGACGTGCTGACGGCCGGCCATGGCTATGAGGAAGCGATGCCGCCGCTGCTCGTCCGCGAGGAAAGCATGTTGGGCACCGGACAGCTTCCCAAGTTCGCCGACGACTCGTTCAAGACGACCGATGGGCGCTGGCTGATTCCGACCGCCGAGGTCAGCCTGACGAACATCGTGCGCGAGGAGATCCTGGCCGAGGAAGCCCTGCCGTTGCGCTTCGTCGCGCTGACCAGCTGCTTCCGCTCCGAAGCCGGATCGGCCGGGCGCGACACCCGCGGCTATATCCGCCAGCACCAGTTCGAAAAGGTCGAAATGGTGTCGATCACGACGCCCGAAGCGTCGGAAGCCGAACATGAACGGATGACGGCCTGCGCCGAGGACGTGCTGACCCGTCTCGAGTTGCCCTTCCGCCGGATGAACCTGGCCACCGGCGATCTCGGCTTCGGTGCGGCGCGCACCTACGATCTCGAAGTCTGGCTGCCCGGACAGGACACGTATCGGGAAATCTCCAGCTGTTCGACCTGCCGCGATTTTCAGGCCCGGCGGATGAACGCCCGCTACCGTCCCGAGGGCGAGACCAAGGGCACGCGCTTCGTCCATACGCTCAACGGTTCGGGCCTTGTTGTCGGCCGGATGATCGTCGCGATCCTCGAAAATTATCAGCAGGCCGACGGCTCGGTCATCGTACCCGACGCATTGCGACCCTATATGAACGGCATGGACCGTTTGGAGCCCGCCCCCTGA
- a CDS encoding host attachment family protein, with protein sequence MRMPNDVFVVVADGRKMLFFRNEGDAAYPQLELERKRKQENPPNREQKTDEAGRSFSSAGARRSKMQETDFHQLEEDRFAAETADLLYKRAHANDFEKLIIVAPPRTLGELRKNYHQSVSERIIGEIDKDLTGHTIEDIEKIIKAADQKAAD encoded by the coding sequence ATGCGAATGCCGAATGATGTTTTCGTCGTGGTCGCCGATGGCCGCAAGATGCTGTTCTTCCGCAACGAGGGCGACGCCGCATATCCGCAGCTTGAACTCGAGCGAAAGCGCAAGCAGGAGAATCCGCCCAACCGCGAACAGAAGACCGACGAGGCGGGCCGCAGCTTCTCCAGCGCCGGTGCGCGCCGCAGCAAGATGCAGGAGACCGACTTCCATCAGCTGGAGGAAGACCGGTTCGCGGCCGAGACCGCCGATCTTCTTTACAAGCGCGCGCATGCCAATGATTTCGAGAAACTGATCATCGTTGCTCCGCCGCGCACGCTTGGCGAACTCCGGAAGAATTACCATCAGAGTGTCAGCGAGCGGATCATCGGCGAGATCGACAAGGATCTGACCGGTCACACGATCGAGGATATCGAGAAGATCATCAAAGCCGCTGACCAAAAAGCCGCTGACTAA
- a CDS encoding PEP-CTERM sorting domain-containing protein: MSVRMALAKLCACACGGAIVGGGAVHVAEAPAGGPAEVRTAQPRVAARSIGNRPRVHRKVRRVRSIQRTTCAPAPTVVSVTNQVAAPAPAVYEVPAPIIGEIPTFGGGGEVGVIGGGGGFGGGGFFGGFFGGGSSSGGGGFFVREGDIIIKNENSSSTSSGGSSSSSSSSSSSSSSSSSSSSSSSSGGRTSSGGHGSSSHGSSSHGSTGSSGSSSSSGGSSSSTSSGATGGSSSFGSSGSSSSSSSSSSSSSSSSSSSGGSSSSTGGTDVPAPPMLLLFGGGAAALVARRRWKKRKQAAA, encoded by the coding sequence AAAATTATGTGCCTGTGCATGCGGCGGCGCGATCGTCGGCGGCGGTGCAGTCCATGTGGCCGAAGCGCCCGCAGGCGGCCCGGCGGAAGTGCGCACGGCGCAGCCCCGCGTTGCTGCGCGCAGCATCGGAAACCGGCCCCGCGTCCACCGCAAGGTACGCCGGGTCCGCAGTATCCAGCGAACGACATGTGCGCCCGCGCCGACCGTGGTCAGCGTGACCAACCAGGTCGCGGCGCCCGCGCCAGCGGTTTACGAGGTCCCGGCCCCGATCATCGGCGAAATCCCGACGTTCGGCGGCGGCGGTGAAGTCGGCGTGATCGGCGGCGGCGGCGGATTCGGCGGCGGCGGGTTCTTCGGGGGATTCTTCGGCGGCGGCAGTTCGTCCGGAGGCGGCGGTTTCTTCGTCCGCGAAGGCGATATCATCATCAAGAACGAGAATAGCAGCTCCACTTCAAGCGGTGGTTCCTCAAGTTCGTCCAGTTCGAGTTCGAGCTCGTCGAGCAGCAGCTCCAGTTCGTCGAGTTCGAGTTCCTCGGGCGGCCGGACGAGCAGCGGCGGTCATGGCAGCAGCAGTCATGGGAGCAGCAGCCACGGCAGTACTGGCTCTTCGGGCAGCTCGTCCAGTTCGGGCGGCTCTTCATCGTCGACCTCCTCCGGGGCGACCGGCGGGTCGAGCAGCTTCGGCAGCAGCGGCTCGTCGAGCAGCAGTTCGAGCTCAAGCTCCAGTTCGTCGAGCAGTTCCTCGTCCAGCGGCGGCAGCTCTTCGTCGACCGGCGGAACGGACGTTCCGGCCCCGCCGATGCTGTTGCTCTTCGGTGGCGGTGCGGCCGCGCTCGTCGCGCGCCGACGCTGGAAGAAGAGAAAGCAGGCAGCCGCCTAG